One Mycolicibacterium doricum genomic window, AGTGATCGACAGCTGCGAGCAGAGATGACTGAGGAAACAAGGAGGTGTCGCTGTGGCGATGAAAACGAAGCGCATCGAGCTTCGCGCGGAGCAAGCGACCTTAGATCGCATCCAACGCGCCGCCCACCTTGTCCATGAGCAGACGTCGGAGTTCGTACGGAAAGCTGCGATGCAACGGGCCGAAGACATCCTGCGTCAGGAGCTGGTAACGGCAATGGAGCCCGAACAATTCGACAAACTGATGTCCTCGCTCGACGCCGCTGACGACGCGCCGCGGCTAGCGGCAGCCGCACGCAAACCAGCGGTCTTCACCAGGCCTTGAACAATGTTCGAGTCCGCGCGACTCACTGACCCACACATGCTGGAAGGATTCGACTGTGGTAAGGAGTCGCTGAATACCTGGCTTATCGCCCACGCCCGTCGCGCGGACAGCAGCGGAG contains:
- a CDS encoding type II toxin-antitoxin system TacA family antitoxin; translation: MKTKRIELRAEQATLDRIQRAAHLVHEQTSEFVRKAAMQRAEDILRQELVTAMEPEQFDKLMSSLDAADDAPRLAAAARKPAVFTRP